In one Cydia strobilella chromosome 25, ilCydStro3.1, whole genome shotgun sequence genomic region, the following are encoded:
- the LOC134752742 gene encoding uncharacterized protein LOC134752742 yields the protein MKLTFVFFVTVYFTVTFQLQFTKKQEHIYDLKMAPQLFKEFQNHYKKVYTEEEKKNKYKIFVDNLVRINAINQNLPGAWFAVIGPYADLTYMEFIKMNKLTKKDYANVGSNFRNVINCTDRRGYLFERFSDKVRNDYESKSNASDEYYSDEYDVNNGTNADIEYEGVENGTRSSMDRT from the exons ATGAAGCTGACATTCGTATtttttgtcactgtatatttcACTGTAACCTTTCAATTACAATTCACCAAAAAACAGGAACATATCTATGATTTGAAAATGGCTCCACAACTATTCAAGGAATTTCAAAATCATTACAAAAAGGTTTACACAGAGGAggagaagaaaaataaatataaaatatttgtagatAATTTAGTGAGAATAAATGCGATTAATCAGAATCTTCCTGGGGCCTGGTTTGCTGTGATTGGGCCGTATGCTGACTTGACGTATATGGAGtttattaaaatgaataaactTACAAAGAAAGATTATGCTAATGTTGGGAGTAATTTCAG AAACGTAATAAATTGCACGGACCGTCGCGGCTACCTTTTTGAAAGATTCTCCGACAAAGTAAGAAATGACTATGAATCCAAAAGCAACGCGTCCGACGAATATTACAGTGACGAATACGACGTAAACAATGGGACGAATGCAGACATTGAATATGAGGGTGTCGAGAATGGGACGAGATCGTCTATGGATCGAACATAG